Proteins from a genomic interval of Rhodothermales bacterium:
- a CDS encoding tyrosine-type recombinase/integrase, which yields MPASIKAIIRKDRLRADGTCPIYIRVTVNRKTSKYAVGIAVRTTEWNERRARVRSSHDLADAYNRKIEQMLNEARERGLDAPTARAVVRAAKIGSGLLLDDLDAFRDVLGGQGKVWELKHFGVLRNKVERCFGKLVAWRDLDAASLVRFESFLREIDGNSNNTVRNHLKRLRRLHRRQVARGLLSSDTDPFRGYQRPSAEPVQKRRLKREEIAAIESLSLGEGGALAISRDAFLFSFYASGVRFGDLCMLKPENMVDGRLHYRMMKTGQPVSVKLPEQALVISTRYPLAGFPCLFPYLRSGDLRDLPTAKRRISSRNVIANRNIKKVAEAAGVQSGGLTMHVARHSFADHARVSGGDLYAISKALGHSNIQITQSYLSSFDQDAVDALVESIF from the coding sequence ATGCCCGCCTCCATCAAGGCCATTATCAGAAAAGATCGGCTGCGGGCAGACGGTACCTGCCCGATCTACATCCGGGTCACGGTAAACAGGAAGACCAGCAAGTACGCCGTTGGCATAGCCGTAAGGACTACAGAGTGGAATGAGCGGCGGGCGCGAGTTCGCAGCAGCCACGATCTCGCGGATGCCTACAACCGCAAGATTGAGCAAATGCTCAACGAGGCCCGAGAGAGGGGCCTGGACGCCCCCACAGCACGCGCAGTGGTGAGGGCTGCCAAGATTGGGTCTGGATTGCTACTCGACGATCTGGACGCGTTCCGCGACGTCCTGGGGGGGCAGGGCAAGGTCTGGGAGCTCAAGCACTTCGGAGTCCTCAGAAATAAGGTCGAGCGATGCTTCGGCAAGCTCGTCGCCTGGAGGGATCTAGATGCAGCCTCTCTCGTGCGATTCGAGTCTTTCCTGCGGGAGATCGATGGTAATAGCAACAACACCGTCCGCAATCACCTGAAGCGACTCCGCCGCCTTCATAGGCGACAGGTGGCTCGTGGTCTCCTAAGCTCGGACACCGATCCGTTTCGAGGGTATCAACGGCCCAGCGCCGAGCCAGTACAGAAGCGACGACTGAAGCGGGAGGAGATCGCCGCGATAGAATCTCTGTCGCTGGGCGAGGGCGGTGCGCTGGCCATTTCTCGGGATGCCTTCCTGTTTTCCTTCTATGCGAGCGGGGTTCGCTTCGGCGACCTCTGCATGCTCAAGCCCGAGAATATGGTAGACGGCAGGCTTCACTATCGCATGATGAAGACCGGCCAACCCGTCAGCGTAAAGCTACCTGAACAGGCACTCGTTATCTCAACTAGATATCCCTTGGCAGGCTTTCCTTGCCTATTTCCGTACCTGCGCTCTGGGGACCTACGAGACTTGCCAACCGCCAAGAGGCGGATCTCCTCCCGCAACGTCATTGCAAACCGAAACATCAAGAAGGTGGCGGAAGCGGCGGGCGTGCAATCTGGCGGTCTTACAATGCACGTCGCTCGACACTCCTTCGCAGACCACGCGAGAGTGTCAGGAGGGGACTTGTACGCGATTAGCAAGGCTTTAGGACACTCAAATATCCAGATTACCCAGAGCTACTTGAGCAGCTTTGACCAAGATGCTGTGGACGCGCTTGTCGAGTCGATCTTCTAG
- a CDS encoding helix-turn-helix transcriptional regulator: MFSRELSAAAAKPAILAILADRDSYGYEIILRVKDLSGGRVEWAEGAIYPVLHRLERQGFIESYWEKGESGHRRKYYRLLPKGRRESAREEHSWRLADAILTELWSPKPSLGLR; the protein is encoded by the coding sequence GTGTTTTCCAGAGAACTTTCGGCTGCAGCCGCCAAACCGGCGATCCTGGCTATTCTGGCTGATCGCGACAGCTACGGTTACGAAATCATCTTGCGCGTCAAGGATCTCTCAGGCGGGCGGGTGGAATGGGCCGAAGGCGCCATCTACCCGGTACTGCATCGACTGGAGAGGCAGGGCTTCATCGAGTCCTACTGGGAGAAAGGTGAGTCCGGTCACCGGAGGAAGTACTACCGTCTCTTGCCGAAGGGCCGCCGCGAGAGTGCCCGGGAAGAGCACAGTTGGCGGTTGGCAGACGCGATCCTGACCGAACTCTGGAGTCCGAAACCGAGCCTGGGTCTGCGGTGA
- a CDS encoding beta-lactamase family protein yields MRLLPMILLIAACGESAITSPDPDPEPEVRTVQLSLESGGGQKAPQGLRVDAPVVIQARFETGELAPGVSVSANVTGGGGRVEQATAQTDAEGRASFEWTLGTGYSQSLRVQAEGSNAVLVSAVATYRYFQPPDDQDGWEVAAMDAPRPELLFAEVDGIRSGRWSGIHSLLIAHQGKLVFEEYWPGGNSSGQQINWDRFTAHEVQSASKSYRSALIGMAIDRGLIGGVDEPLSGFFPDYQFNAGKEAITLEHVLTMSTGLEWNESGAAAGNTSNHLSQMYRTPPSNWTGFVLNQPLQFTPGGTWVYNTGASIMLNDILARGTGMQVANFVREFMADPTESDVLPGVGNPLGAVTRPRDMLRLGQVFLSDGMWKETRVLSEDWVEESLTERFQFSGDVSYGYQWWMRTLRTRTPRTYRVQYASGNGGQYIILVDDLDLVIVSTGGNFGSSLMNQIWPILEQGVLAAFER; encoded by the coding sequence ATGCGCCTGCTCCCCATGATTCTGCTGATCGCCGCGTGCGGCGAATCGGCCATCACATCGCCCGATCCGGATCCCGAGCCGGAAGTGCGCACGGTGCAGCTGAGCCTGGAGTCCGGAGGTGGTCAAAAGGCGCCGCAGGGATTGCGCGTCGACGCGCCGGTTGTCATCCAGGCGCGCTTTGAGACGGGAGAGCTCGCTCCAGGCGTTTCCGTTTCAGCGAACGTTACCGGAGGTGGAGGCCGGGTTGAGCAGGCCACGGCGCAGACCGACGCCGAAGGACGGGCTTCGTTTGAGTGGACCCTCGGCACTGGTTACTCGCAGTCCTTGCGCGTCCAAGCCGAAGGCTCGAATGCGGTCCTGGTTTCTGCGGTGGCGACCTACCGGTATTTCCAGCCGCCGGATGACCAGGACGGTTGGGAGGTCGCGGCGATGGACGCTCCCAGGCCGGAATTGCTCTTCGCGGAAGTGGACGGGATCCGAAGTGGCAGATGGAGCGGGATCCACTCGCTGCTCATCGCCCACCAAGGGAAGCTGGTATTCGAGGAGTACTGGCCCGGAGGCAATTCAAGCGGTCAGCAGATCAACTGGGACCGTTTTACGGCGCACGAGGTGCAGTCAGCCAGCAAGTCCTATCGATCCGCATTGATCGGGATGGCCATTGACCGAGGTCTGATCGGCGGGGTTGATGAGCCGCTGTCGGGGTTCTTTCCCGACTATCAGTTCAATGCGGGCAAGGAGGCCATCACCCTGGAGCACGTGCTGACCATGTCCACGGGGCTGGAGTGGAATGAGTCCGGCGCTGCGGCGGGCAATACGAGCAATCACCTGTCGCAGATGTACCGTACTCCGCCGTCGAACTGGACGGGCTTTGTGCTCAATCAGCCGCTCCAGTTTACGCCGGGCGGCACGTGGGTCTACAACACCGGTGCGAGCATCATGCTCAACGACATTCTGGCCCGGGGCACCGGCATGCAGGTGGCCAACTTCGTACGGGAATTCATGGCAGACCCAACCGAGAGTGACGTGCTGCCCGGTGTCGGCAATCCGCTCGGTGCGGTAACGCGTCCGCGGGACATGCTGCGGCTGGGGCAGGTCTTTCTGTCGGACGGGATGTGGAAGGAGACGCGCGTGCTGTCGGAGGACTGGGTCGAGGAGAGCTTGACCGAGCGCTTCCAGTTCTCGGGCGATGTGTCCTATGGCTACCAGTGGTGGATGCGCACGCTTCGCACCCGGACGCCGCGCACGTATCGCGTGCAGTACGCGTCCGGGAACGGCGGGCAGTACATCATTCTGGTGGATGATCTGGACCTTGTGATCGTGTCGACCGGCGGGAATTTCGGGTCGAGTCTCATGAACCAGATCTGGCCGATTCTGGAGCAGGGGGTGCTGGCGGCGTTTGAGCGGTAG
- the hrpB gene encoding ATP-dependent helicase HrpB, with protein sequence MSISAPDLPVRAALPDLLRELTERTEAVLQAPPGAGKTTLVPLALLDAPFTGGGRILVLEPRRLAARAAARRMAQLRREQVGETVGYRVRQESRIGPNTRIEVITEGILIRLLQDDPSLEGVAAVVFDEFHERSLQADLGLALTLDARSAFRPELRVLVMSATLDGARVSRMLNDAPVISSEGRMFPVDVKWLDRVPQGRVEDTVASAVRNTLPETEGDVLVFLPGAGEIRRTAERLEGLAADIRPLYGALPFNQQDAAIKPSPAGRRKVVLSTDIAETSLTIEGVRVVIDCGLARRPLFEPNSGMTRLVTMPTSRASAEQRAGRAGRLAPGTCLRLWTRAEHAARRDFEPPEILGADLAQLLLELAVWGTTADALRWMDPPEERALAGASELLNQLGALDGDRISAQGRRMVRFGAHPRLAHMLLAATSPSAQVTATQLAALIEEGDPLRNASSADVALRLPLRDKRLQRTAAEFARRLKAPKADVDPAVAGMLLARAYPDRIAQRTAEGRFRLRNGRQVHLHKGDPLCDADFLAVAHTGGRNHQVFLAAPLEASEVEAVFEDQITEETLVSWDASSDRAAAVRRRALGAVVLSEASASDVGSDEIARALMEQVRERGLHLLPWDKASRQLQDRLNFLHARDPDWPSRSEAWLTEHAEEWLLQHLTGMARLSDLRKLDLAEALLTGMDWSMRQALDGRVPTHLQVPTGSRIRIDYSDPQSPVLAVRIQEVFGMTDTPRIEGVPVTMHLLSPAQRPLQITTNLKGFWESSYFDVRKDMRGRYPKHYWPENPLEAEPTRRAKPRKR encoded by the coding sequence GTGAGCATTTCTGCCCCCGATCTCCCCGTGCGCGCGGCGCTGCCGGACCTCCTGCGCGAGCTGACCGAACGCACGGAAGCGGTGCTTCAGGCCCCTCCCGGCGCCGGAAAAACAACCCTGGTCCCCCTAGCGCTCCTGGACGCCCCATTCACGGGCGGTGGGCGCATTCTCGTGCTCGAACCTCGCCGGCTGGCCGCACGCGCTGCGGCACGGCGGATGGCGCAACTCCGCAGGGAACAGGTCGGCGAGACGGTGGGCTACCGGGTCCGGCAGGAATCACGCATCGGCCCGAATACCCGGATCGAGGTCATCACGGAAGGCATCCTGATCCGACTGCTGCAGGACGATCCCTCCCTCGAGGGCGTCGCGGCCGTAGTGTTCGACGAGTTCCACGAACGCAGCCTGCAGGCGGACCTCGGACTTGCACTCACCCTGGATGCACGCTCCGCCTTCCGGCCCGAGCTGCGGGTGCTCGTGATGTCGGCAACGCTGGACGGCGCCCGCGTTTCGCGCATGCTGAATGATGCGCCCGTCATCAGCTCCGAGGGCCGCATGTTTCCGGTAGACGTCAAATGGCTCGACCGGGTGCCGCAGGGACGCGTGGAGGACACCGTGGCCTCCGCGGTTCGAAACACGCTCCCTGAAACGGAGGGCGATGTGCTTGTCTTTCTTCCCGGAGCCGGAGAGATCCGCCGCACCGCCGAGCGACTCGAAGGTCTGGCCGCCGACATCCGCCCCCTCTACGGTGCATTGCCCTTCAACCAGCAGGACGCCGCCATCAAACCCAGTCCCGCGGGCCGGCGCAAGGTGGTGCTCTCGACCGACATCGCCGAGACCAGTCTCACCATCGAAGGCGTGCGTGTAGTCATCGACTGCGGCCTCGCCCGCCGGCCCCTGTTCGAGCCAAACAGCGGCATGACCCGGCTGGTGACCATGCCGACGTCGCGCGCCTCTGCCGAACAACGAGCGGGCCGCGCCGGCCGACTGGCTCCGGGCACCTGCCTGCGCCTCTGGACGCGCGCGGAGCACGCGGCTCGGCGCGATTTCGAGCCCCCCGAAATACTGGGCGCGGACCTCGCCCAACTATTGCTCGAGCTCGCCGTCTGGGGTACCACCGCCGACGCGCTGAGATGGATGGATCCTCCCGAAGAAAGGGCGCTCGCCGGCGCGTCGGAGCTGCTGAATCAGCTCGGCGCGCTCGATGGGGACCGCATCTCCGCACAGGGCCGGCGCATGGTGCGATTCGGTGCCCACCCGCGTCTGGCGCACATGCTGCTGGCAGCCACTTCGCCCTCGGCGCAGGTCACGGCGACCCAGTTGGCCGCACTGATCGAGGAAGGAGACCCGCTGCGCAACGCGTCCTCGGCAGACGTTGCTCTTCGACTCCCGCTCCGCGACAAGCGCCTCCAGCGTACGGCGGCAGAATTCGCCCGAAGGCTGAAGGCGCCGAAGGCAGACGTCGATCCGGCCGTGGCAGGAATGCTATTGGCCAGGGCCTACCCGGACCGCATCGCCCAGCGAACGGCGGAGGGTCGGTTCAGACTGCGCAACGGTCGGCAGGTGCATCTTCACAAGGGAGATCCCCTGTGCGATGCGGACTTCCTCGCCGTAGCGCACACCGGTGGTCGCAACCATCAGGTGTTTCTGGCGGCCCCTCTGGAGGCCTCCGAAGTCGAGGCGGTGTTCGAGGATCAGATCACGGAGGAGACGCTGGTCTCCTGGGATGCCTCGTCCGATCGGGCCGCGGCCGTGCGGCGGAGGGCACTCGGCGCGGTCGTGCTCTCGGAGGCCTCGGCGTCCGACGTCGGCTCAGACGAAATCGCCCGAGCCCTCATGGAGCAGGTCCGGGAACGAGGCCTGCACCTCCTGCCATGGGACAAAGCCAGCCGGCAACTGCAGGACCGATTGAACTTCCTGCACGCGCGCGACCCGGACTGGCCGTCTCGAAGCGAGGCCTGGTTGACCGAACACGCCGAAGAATGGCTGCTGCAGCACCTCACCGGCATGGCGCGACTCTCGGATCTCAGAAAGCTGGATTTGGCGGAGGCGTTACTGACCGGCATGGACTGGTCCATGCGTCAGGCCCTGGACGGCCGAGTGCCGACTCACCTGCAGGTGCCGACCGGCTCCCGGATTCGCATCGACTACTCCGACCCGCAGAGTCCGGTATTGGCCGTGCGCATCCAGGAGGTCTTCGGCATGACCGATACGCCACGCATTGAAGGCGTGCCGGTAACGATGCACCTGCTCTCACCCGCGCAGAGACCCCTCCAGATCACCACGAATCTGAAGGGGTTCTGGGAATCGAGCTATTTCGATGTTCGCAAGGACATGCGCGGGCGGTATCCCAAGCACTACTGGCCCGAGAACCCGCTCGAGGCGGAGCCTACCCGCAGGGCCAAGCCCCGCAAGCGCTAG
- a CDS encoding TonB-dependent receptor, producing MRALLILLALVLATADQAFSQQRISGRVVAADTGKPLPGAQVFVVGTSQGTVTDFDGRFELTAADDAGVRIRVHYVGFVAAESALPAEEIRLEERTVDLSEIVAEALAPATSASSITLRTADRSGRPRKTTPDLLELVPGLVASQHAGGGKAEQLFLRGFDADHGTDVALEIDGMPINLVSHGHGQGYADLHFFIPETVESVRVEKGPVSAEFGDLATAGGVAFSTRRTIPQNMITVEGGSFGGRRAMGLLQLGNGYAAVSHDRADGPFANPQGVRRTNLFASQTFGNLHVSAGAYDADWTASGQIPDRAVASGQIGRFGSLDPLEGGHTERQWATAAWERQEGSRTVQANAWVSRYRLNLYSNFTFFLENQEQGDMIEQQDRRTLGGGRVMLTDRFEFGPALVTRTFAASVRADDISVGLWQSPSRERGSVIDRGEIAQLHTGGWTSWTAVIGPRFRTTAALRADAFRFELDGTSRSAALLSPRVSAAYAISPGTELFGGIGRAFHSNDARSVVRGGPDSTPVAPALASEVGVRARPGNRTTLSVALWRIALDREFVFVGDAGTTELSGATRRLGVEASARFALAQSLFLEGSATASRARMVEGGRVPLAPRMVGSAEIAWTPGASHASLSMTGLGERPLNEDGSLTAPSQFRVDAEIGRTFGSLDVTAAIQNVTDSDWDEAQFATLSRLSNEPAGIEERHFTPGWPRALRLGLAWKF from the coding sequence ATGCGAGCACTCTTGATTCTACTGGCCCTCGTTTTGGCCACCGCCGACCAGGCCTTCAGCCAGCAGCGTATTTCAGGGCGAGTGGTCGCCGCCGACACCGGCAAACCGCTGCCGGGCGCCCAGGTGTTTGTGGTGGGGACTTCCCAGGGCACCGTGACCGACTTCGATGGTCGCTTTGAACTGACGGCCGCCGATGACGCAGGGGTCCGGATCCGTGTGCACTATGTCGGTTTTGTCGCCGCCGAATCGGCTTTGCCCGCTGAGGAAATCCGCCTGGAAGAGCGCACCGTTGATCTCTCGGAGATCGTGGCGGAAGCGTTGGCCCCGGCGACCTCCGCATCGTCCATCACACTACGCACGGCCGACCGCAGCGGAAGGCCCCGCAAGACCACGCCGGACCTCCTTGAGCTGGTACCTGGCCTGGTGGCCTCCCAGCACGCGGGCGGCGGCAAGGCTGAGCAGCTGTTCCTGCGCGGATTCGACGCCGACCACGGCACCGACGTGGCCCTCGAGATCGACGGCATGCCCATCAACCTGGTGTCCCACGGGCACGGGCAGGGCTATGCGGACCTGCACTTCTTCATCCCCGAGACGGTTGAGAGCGTGCGCGTGGAGAAGGGACCCGTATCCGCAGAGTTCGGTGACCTGGCCACCGCCGGGGGCGTCGCCTTCTCGACACGACGGACCATTCCGCAGAACATGATTACCGTCGAGGGCGGGTCTTTCGGAGGCCGTCGGGCGATGGGACTGCTGCAGCTCGGAAACGGCTACGCCGCCGTCAGTCACGACCGCGCCGATGGTCCGTTTGCGAACCCGCAGGGCGTGCGGCGCACCAATCTGTTTGCCTCACAGACCTTTGGCAACCTGCATGTCTCGGCGGGCGCGTACGACGCCGACTGGACCGCATCGGGCCAAATCCCGGATCGCGCTGTGGCCAGCGGTCAGATCGGTCGCTTTGGTTCACTGGATCCGCTGGAGGGCGGGCACACCGAACGGCAGTGGGCCACTGCTGCGTGGGAGCGCCAGGAGGGCTCGCGCACTGTGCAGGCCAACGCGTGGGTGTCGCGGTACCGCCTGAACCTGTACTCCAACTTCACCTTCTTCCTGGAGAACCAGGAGCAGGGCGACATGATCGAGCAGCAGGATCGCCGGACCCTCGGCGGCGGCCGGGTGATGCTTACCGACCGCTTCGAGTTCGGTCCTGCGCTTGTGACGAGAACCTTCGCCGCTTCGGTTCGCGCGGACGACATTTCTGTCGGGCTGTGGCAGAGTCCCTCAAGGGAGCGCGGCTCGGTTATCGACCGCGGCGAGATCGCCCAGTTGCATACCGGTGGCTGGACCAGCTGGACGGCCGTCATAGGTCCGAGATTCAGAACCACCGCTGCCCTGCGGGCCGATGCGTTTCGCTTTGAGCTCGACGGCACCAGTCGCAGCGCCGCCCTGCTTAGCCCACGGGTTTCCGCGGCGTACGCGATCAGTCCGGGCACCGAGCTGTTCGGCGGCATCGGCCGGGCATTTCATTCGAACGATGCGCGCAGCGTCGTTCGTGGCGGCCCGGACTCCACGCCCGTGGCGCCGGCTCTGGCTTCCGAGGTGGGCGTGCGTGCACGCCCGGGCAACCGCACCACGCTGTCCGTGGCGTTGTGGCGGATTGCACTGGATCGGGAGTTCGTCTTTGTGGGCGATGCCGGTACCACCGAGTTGAGTGGTGCGACCCGTCGCCTGGGCGTGGAGGCCTCCGCACGCTTCGCGCTTGCTCAGAGCCTGTTCCTGGAGGGATCGGCGACGGCCTCCCGCGCACGCATGGTGGAAGGCGGCCGTGTGCCGCTGGCACCGCGCATGGTTGGGTCAGCCGAGATCGCCTGGACTCCGGGCGCGTCGCATGCGTCTCTGTCGATGACGGGGCTTGGGGAGCGACCGCTCAACGAAGACGGTTCGTTGACCGCCCCGTCCCAGTTCCGGGTCGATGCTGAGATCGGTCGCACGTTCGGTTCGCTGGACGTCACCGCTGCCATCCAGAACGTGACGGATTCCGATTGGGATGAAGCCCAGTTCGCCACCCTCTCGCGCCTGTCCAACGAGCCGGCAGGCATCGAAGAACGCCACTTCACACCGGGATGGCCGCGCGCTCTGCGCCTTGGCCTGGCCTGGAAATTTTAG
- a CDS encoding tetratricopeptide repeat protein: MKRFIFAALLFAGAAAFLLTADTQSLPDRGTIVTASASSAGAEASLIERVMREPNRADGYVDLAQYYLGQARATADETFFVPRVEAQLKKALDLDPNHYRARVLRGTLLNKLHQFEQSEAQARELIAESPGHAYNYGTLVDALVELGRYDEAVTAMDQMLERRPDLSSYSRASYIRELLGDEEGAIRAMEFAAGAGTIGSEGRSWALYQLSQLALGSGDHAAARRILTGILEEHPGYAHAVAGLAHLALLEGRVQHADYLIEQAMALAPGAGFEELALEVYLAMGDEQRAAEATIAIERGLEDAQAMGENVNMELADFYADEETRLDGALWLASIEIARRPDHLHANETYAWVLHKLGRSEQAIEFIDHAMRFDNGDAKLSFRAGQIYVGAGLVAQGRTLLERALEEGLHIESPSAAAEATDILAG, translated from the coding sequence ATGAAACGATTCATCTTTGCCGCGCTGCTCTTTGCAGGTGCCGCAGCATTCCTGCTGACAGCCGACACCCAGTCGTTGCCCGACCGCGGCACCATCGTCACTGCCTCCGCTTCATCCGCCGGCGCGGAAGCTTCCCTGATCGAGCGCGTCATGCGCGAGCCCAACCGCGCGGACGGCTATGTGGACCTTGCGCAATACTACCTGGGCCAGGCCCGTGCCACTGCGGACGAGACCTTTTTCGTACCACGTGTAGAGGCGCAGCTAAAAAAAGCGCTCGACCTGGACCCAAACCACTACCGCGCACGCGTTCTGCGGGGCACGCTGCTCAACAAGCTGCATCAGTTCGAGCAGTCTGAAGCGCAGGCTCGCGAGCTGATCGCCGAGTCGCCGGGTCACGCCTACAACTACGGCACCCTGGTCGACGCGCTTGTCGAGCTGGGTCGCTACGACGAGGCCGTCACCGCCATGGATCAGATGCTGGAGCGCCGCCCCGACCTCTCCTCCTACTCCCGCGCCTCCTATATCCGTGAGCTGCTCGGCGACGAAGAAGGTGCCATTCGGGCGATGGAGTTTGCGGCAGGCGCAGGCACCATCGGCAGCGAAGGCCGCTCCTGGGCACTCTACCAACTGTCTCAACTGGCCCTCGGCAGCGGAGACCATGCTGCGGCGCGTCGCATCCTGACCGGAATTCTCGAGGAGCATCCCGGGTATGCGCATGCGGTCGCCGGTTTGGCCCACCTTGCTCTGCTGGAGGGCCGGGTGCAGCACGCGGACTACCTGATCGAGCAGGCCATGGCGCTGGCCCCCGGAGCAGGCTTCGAAGAGCTGGCTCTGGAGGTGTACCTCGCCATGGGCGACGAGCAGCGGGCAGCGGAAGCCACGATCGCCATTGAGCGCGGCCTAGAAGACGCGCAGGCCATGGGAGAGAACGTCAACATGGAGCTGGCCGACTTCTACGCCGACGAGGAGACCCGACTGGACGGCGCGCTCTGGCTGGCCAGCATCGAAATCGCGCGCCGCCCGGACCACCTGCATGCCAACGAGACCTACGCCTGGGTGCTTCACAAGCTGGGTCGCTCGGAACAGGCCATCGAGTTCATCGACCATGCGATGCGTTTCGACAACGGGGACGCCAAACTGAGCTTCCGCGCCGGTCAGATCTATGTCGGAGCGGGGCTGGTGGCCCAGGGGCGCACGCTTCTTGAGCGCGCCCTGGAGGAAGGTCTTCACATCGAGTCGCCTTCGGCCGCTGCCGAGGCCACCGACATCCTGGCGGGCTGA
- a CDS encoding DUF4331 family protein: MKTSIKRGLLLIPVLLAGWLLMETPELGDASSHREAPLIANDPLADNTDLYAFVSPDNPETVTIIANYIPLELPEGGPNYNTFSENVRYEIHVKNDASTTGDDITYRFTFARENEDPTTFFNIRLGKENLKTTYTLERSMAGGSFETIVTGGIVPPNNIGPRSIEGGAGLGTTYQALVDAAITTASTGEVVFAGPRDDAFFVDLGGIFDLGETRSSYGMDASNPDNARDAVAGFNTHTIALQVPISTLQKDGKMASEAANILDGDFVIGVWASASRPQMKTLSAEGEAPTYSGPWVQVSRLGMPLTNEAVIPLGEKDRWNARTPYNEDPAHNAYFYNPELALYMDDDQFGGAVPAMSALRVQRNSLGAFDFGNGQDGLYGLKGSAAVEGTALDDAVFGTLLLPGPGQPRSVDLWPAFYVGVPNVRPYQLATGKGGDPLAAGKPFVNNFMPTGGDMLRLNMAVPPTPRNDADFSTLGLVQAAVLGLTDARFNATTDIQFIPNMDGFPNGRRLEDDVTTIELQAVSGVVLAAIGLWYDDYDPNSSASPVTQDLLDVLTYNAGPTANDVALLDEFPYQANPHRGYDYVKQLTAASPGTSTNTSRIDPGVLGIGVPDQYQLAQNYPNPFNPSTRIEYKASTSGPLAVRIYDVQGRLVQTLVDRNHSAGTHAIEWNAEGLPSGAYFYRIEAGGKTAAVRQALLVK; encoded by the coding sequence ATGAAAACTTCCATCAAGCGAGGACTGCTACTGATTCCGGTCCTTCTGGCAGGCTGGCTCCTAATGGAGACCCCGGAGCTGGGCGATGCGTCCAGTCACCGGGAGGCGCCGCTGATCGCGAATGATCCGCTGGCCGACAACACGGATCTCTACGCCTTCGTCTCGCCGGACAATCCGGAGACCGTCACGATCATCGCCAACTATATCCCGCTCGAGCTGCCGGAAGGCGGCCCGAACTACAACACGTTCTCGGAGAACGTGCGCTACGAGATCCACGTCAAGAACGACGCCTCGACCACCGGCGACGACATCACGTATCGATTCACCTTTGCCCGCGAAAACGAAGACCCGACCACGTTCTTCAACATTCGCCTGGGCAAGGAAAACCTGAAAACCACCTACACGCTGGAGCGCAGCATGGCGGGTGGCTCGTTTGAGACCATCGTCACAGGCGGCATCGTGCCTCCGAACAACATCGGCCCACGCTCCATCGAAGGCGGTGCCGGTCTCGGCACCACCTACCAGGCCCTGGTAGATGCAGCCATAACGACCGCAAGTACGGGCGAGGTGGTCTTCGCCGGACCGCGCGATGACGCCTTCTTCGTCGACCTCGGCGGCATCTTTGATCTCGGCGAGACGCGCTCCTCCTATGGAATGGACGCGAGCAACCCGGACAACGCACGAGACGCCGTCGCCGGCTTCAATACCCACACGATCGCGCTCCAGGTGCCGATTTCCACACTGCAGAAGGATGGAAAAATGGCCTCCGAGGCCGCCAACATTCTGGACGGCGACTTTGTGATCGGCGTCTGGGCATCCGCCAGCCGGCCCCAGATGAAGACGCTCTCAGCAGAAGGCGAAGCGCCGACGTACAGCGGCCCCTGGGTGCAGGTATCCCGCCTTGGCATGCCGCTGACCAATGAAGCCGTCATTCCCCTCGGCGAGAAGGACCGCTGGAATGCGCGCACCCCGTACAACGAGGACCCCGCGCACAACGCCTACTTCTACAATCCCGAGCTGGCGCTCTACATGGATGACGATCAGTTCGGTGGCGCCGTGCCGGCCATGTCCGCTCTGCGTGTTCAGCGCAATTCACTCGGCGCATTTGACTTCGGCAACGGCCAGGACGGTCTCTACGGCCTGAAAGGCTCCGCCGCCGTGGAAGGCACCGCTCTGGACGATGCGGTCTTCGGCACCCTGTTGCTTCCTGGTCCGGGCCAGCCGCGCTCGGTCGATCTCTGGCCTGCTTTCTACGTGGGCGTGCCCAACGTGCGTCCCTACCAGCTGGCCACCGGCAAGGGCGGAGACCCGCTGGCTGCAGGCAAGCCGTTCGTGAACAACTTCATGCCCACTGGCGGCGACATGCTGCGTCTGAACATGGCCGTGCCGCCGACGCCGCGCAACGACGCAGACTTCAGCACGCTCGGGCTGGTGCAGGCGGCCGTGCTCGGACTGACCGATGCCCGCTTCAATGCGACGACGGACATCCAGTTCATCCCGAACATGGACGGTTTCCCCAACGGGCGCCGGCTCGAGGATGACGTCACCACCATCGAGCTGCAGGCGGTGTCCGGCGTCGTGCTGGCTGCCATTGGCCTCTGGTACGACGACTACGATCCCAACAGCTCGGCCAGCCCGGTTACCCAGGATCTCCTGGACGTGCTGACCTACAACGCCGGTCCGACCGCGAACGACGTCGCCCTGCTGGACGAATTCCCGTACCAGGCCAACCCGCACCGCGGCTACGACTACGTCAAGCAGCTGACGGCGGCTTCTCCGGGCACGAGCACCAACACCAGCCGCATCGACCCGGGCGTTCTGGGAATCGGCGTGCCGGACCAGTACCAGCTCGCGCAGAACTACCCGAATCCGTTCAATCCCAGCACGCGGATTGAATACAAGGCCTCCACCTCCGGCCCGTTGGCCGTGCGCATCTACGATGTGCAGGGACGCCTTGTCCAGACGCTGGTGGATCGGAATCACTCTGCAGGCACCCACGCCATTGAGTGGAATGCCGAGGGTCTGCCCTCGGGGGCCTATTTCTACCGCATCGAAGCGGGCGGAAAGACGGCGGCAGTCCGCCAGGCACTTCTGGTCAAATAA